A window of Cohnella herbarum contains these coding sequences:
- the hemC gene encoding hydroxymethylbilane synthase, with the protein MRKIIVGSRQSTLALTQTNQTIQLLQELCERDNLAYTFEVKPIVTRGDRILDVTLSKVGGKGLFVKEIEEALMSGGIDMAIHSMKDMPFELPDGLVIGATPKREDPRDCLISRDGRSLSELPLGARIGTSSLRRSAQLQAYRPDLVIESIRGNIDTRLRKLEEEGFDAILLAAAGLHRMGWKDRITEYLSPEVCLPAVGQGSLAIECRGDDEDLLGLLGLLNDRATERTVAAERRLLGLLNGGCQVPIGAYAQLETSSPDSAILLNGLVASPDGATILKESAVGSDPRQVGSDVAQVLLRRGADHILAEARE; encoded by the coding sequence ATGCGTAAGATCATCGTAGGCTCCAGACAAAGCACGCTAGCGTTGACGCAAACGAACCAAACGATACAATTGCTGCAGGAACTCTGCGAAAGAGACAATCTAGCGTATACGTTCGAGGTAAAACCGATCGTCACCCGGGGAGACCGGATTCTTGACGTAACCTTATCGAAGGTCGGCGGGAAAGGATTGTTCGTCAAGGAGATCGAAGAAGCCTTGATGAGCGGCGGAATAGATATGGCTATCCATAGCATGAAGGACATGCCGTTCGAACTTCCCGATGGCTTGGTGATCGGAGCGACGCCGAAACGGGAAGATCCGCGGGATTGCTTGATTAGCCGGGATGGCAGATCTTTATCGGAGTTGCCGCTTGGAGCTCGGATTGGAACGAGCAGTCTGCGCAGATCCGCGCAGTTACAGGCATATAGGCCGGATTTGGTTATCGAATCGATCCGGGGAAATATCGACACGCGGCTGCGCAAGCTTGAGGAGGAGGGCTTCGACGCCATTTTACTCGCGGCGGCCGGCCTGCACCGGATGGGATGGAAGGATCGCATAACGGAATATCTCTCTCCCGAAGTTTGTTTGCCAGCCGTCGGGCAAGGTTCTCTTGCGATAGAATGCCGAGGGGACGACGAGGATTTACTCGGCTTGCTCGGCCTTCTGAACGATCGGGCGACTGAACGGACCGTTGCCGCGGAACGCCGTTTGCTCGGTTTGTTGAACGGCGGCTGCCAGGTGCCGATCGGGGCATACGCGCAATTGGAGACGAGTTCCCCGGATTCCGCGATTCTATTGAATGGATTGGTAGCTTCGCCGGATGGCGCGACGATACTTAAGGAATCGGCCGTCGGTTCGGACCCGCGCCAAGTAGGCTCGGATGTTGCGCAAGTTCTGCTTCGCAGAGGCGCTGATCATATTCTAGCTGAAGCGAGGGAATAG
- the cobA gene encoding uroporphyrinogen-III C-methyltransferase gives MAKGKVYLVGAGPGDPKLITVRGLEALKRSDVVVFDRLAGPQLLNHAKPDAERIYVGKLPDRHTMKQEEINQLLVDLALQGKTVIRLKGGDPTVFGRVGEEAGLLQKYGIIYEIIPGITSAIAVPAYAGIPVTHRDMASSFSVITGHESPDKLDLSIYWDKVTNATGTLVFLMGVAKIAYISEQLIKHGRSPDTPVALVQWGTRAEQRTVVGTLADIDERVKAENLKPPAVIIVGDVVRQRETLSWIENKPLFGQRILITRARSQASELVAKIDDLGGETYEFPVIETKLPSSEEATKAIEEALGQAEAYDWVMLTSVNGVEYFFRWLDRYGVDIRRFHRAKFAAVGPKTAEALALRGIRADLLPESFRAESLLKSLEALIAPGQLALLPRGDLAREILPRELREHGVRTVEIDVYDTVLSAPRDLWLPEMLTNGEIHVITFTSSSTVVNLIEALRRLGVSDPVDALRNIEIACIGPVTAKTAEDQGLQVTIVPENYTIDGLVEALVERRRIAKGE, from the coding sequence ATGGCAAAAGGAAAAGTCTATTTGGTCGGGGCGGGTCCTGGCGACCCGAAGCTGATTACGGTGCGCGGACTGGAAGCTTTGAAGCGGTCCGACGTCGTCGTGTTCGACCGCTTGGCCGGACCTCAATTGCTTAACCATGCGAAACCCGACGCGGAGCGGATTTACGTAGGGAAGCTGCCCGATCGTCATACGATGAAGCAAGAAGAAATCAATCAATTGCTTGTCGATCTCGCGCTCCAAGGCAAAACCGTCATTCGGCTGAAAGGCGGAGATCCGACCGTATTCGGCCGTGTTGGAGAAGAAGCCGGCTTATTGCAGAAATACGGCATTATCTATGAAATCATACCGGGCATTACTTCGGCGATCGCCGTACCGGCTTACGCGGGAATTCCGGTGACGCACCGCGATATGGCTTCTTCCTTTTCCGTCATTACCGGCCATGAAAGTCCGGACAAGCTCGATTTATCGATCTATTGGGATAAGGTCACGAATGCTACCGGCACCCTCGTCTTTCTGATGGGCGTAGCCAAAATCGCTTATATTAGCGAACAATTGATCAAACACGGAAGATCGCCCGATACCCCCGTCGCTCTCGTGCAATGGGGAACTCGCGCGGAGCAAAGAACCGTCGTCGGCACGCTTGCCGATATCGATGAAAGGGTCAAAGCGGAGAATCTCAAGCCTCCCGCGGTCATTATCGTCGGAGATGTCGTTCGCCAACGGGAGACGTTGTCGTGGATCGAGAACAAACCTTTGTTCGGCCAGAGAATTCTCATCACGCGAGCCCGTTCTCAGGCGAGCGAGTTAGTCGCGAAGATCGACGACTTAGGAGGGGAAACTTACGAGTTTCCCGTCATAGAAACGAAGCTGCCGTCTTCGGAGGAAGCGACCAAGGCGATCGAAGAAGCTTTAGGACAAGCCGAGGCATATGATTGGGTCATGCTAACGAGCGTTAACGGAGTCGAGTATTTTTTCCGTTGGTTAGATCGTTACGGGGTCGATATTCGTCGGTTTCATCGGGCCAAGTTCGCCGCGGTCGGTCCGAAAACGGCCGAGGCTCTCGCATTGCGCGGGATAAGAGCCGACCTGTTACCGGAAAGCTTTCGCGCGGAGAGTTTACTGAAGAGCTTGGAAGCTCTCATAGCGCCAGGGCAACTCGCCTTGCTTCCGAGAGGGGATCTGGCCCGCGAGATTTTGCCTAGGGAGTTGAGAGAGCACGGTGTCCGGACGGTCGAGATCGACGTATACGATACGGTGCTGTCCGCTCCGCGCGATTTGTGGCTGCCGGAAATGTTGACCAACGGCGAAATTCACGTGATTACTTTTACAAGCTCCTCTACGGTTGTTAATTTAATCGAAGCGTTGCGACGATTGGGGGTTAGCGATCCTGTCGATGCTTTGCGGAATATCGAGATCGCTTGTATCGGACCCGTTACCGCCAAGACCGCCGAAGATCAGGGATTGCAAGTGACGATCGTTCCGGAGAACTATACGATAGACGGATTAGTGGAAGCGCTGGTGGAAAGACGGCGCATCGCGAAAGGAGAATAA
- the hemB gene encoding porphobilinogen synthase, whose protein sequence is MAYPIVRNRRLRNSAALRSLVRETNLEVNDFIAPIFVTEGEGIKEEITSMPGVYHWSLDTMEQELAEIVDLGIQAVLLFGVPDHKDPLGTSAYDDNGIVQRATRKIKSLYPEIVVIADTCLCQFTDHGHCGVVHTTECGAEIGNDDSLELLTKTAVSQAKAGADIIAPSNMMDGFVTAIRQGLDEAGFENTPIMSYSVKYSSAYYGPFREAAHSSPQFGDRKTYQMDPANAREALREAQSDVEEGADFLMVKPGLAYLDVVRMLRDRYSLPIVVYNVSAEYSMVKAAALQGWINEKEIVLETLTGMKRAGGDLIITYHAKDAARWLQGR, encoded by the coding sequence ATGGCATATCCGATCGTTAGAAATCGCAGGCTGAGAAATTCCGCGGCCTTGCGCAGTTTGGTTAGAGAAACGAATCTCGAGGTGAATGACTTCATCGCTCCGATTTTCGTAACGGAAGGCGAAGGGATTAAAGAAGAAATTACTTCGATGCCCGGCGTTTACCATTGGTCTCTGGATACGATGGAGCAAGAACTTGCGGAAATCGTAGATTTAGGAATACAGGCGGTGCTTCTGTTCGGAGTGCCCGACCATAAAGATCCGCTAGGAACGTCCGCTTACGACGACAACGGAATCGTGCAAAGAGCCACTCGCAAAATCAAATCGTTGTATCCCGAAATCGTCGTTATCGCGGACACGTGCTTGTGCCAGTTTACGGATCACGGACATTGCGGAGTCGTTCATACGACGGAATGCGGTGCGGAGATCGGCAACGACGATTCGCTGGAACTGTTAACGAAGACGGCGGTTTCTCAAGCGAAGGCAGGGGCGGATATCATCGCTCCTTCCAACATGATGGACGGTTTCGTGACGGCAATCCGCCAAGGATTGGACGAAGCGGGATTCGAGAACACGCCGATCATGTCTTACTCCGTCAAGTATTCCTCCGCGTATTACGGGCCGTTCCGCGAGGCCGCTCACTCTTCGCCGCAATTCGGGGATCGCAAGACGTACCAGATGGATCCCGCCAATGCCCGCGAAGCGCTAAGAGAGGCGCAGTCCGACGTGGAAGAAGGCGCGGATTTCTTGATGGTGAAACCGGGTCTTGCTTACTTGGACGTCGTTAGAATGTTGAGGGATCGTTATTCGTTGCCGATCGTCGTATATAACGTCAGCGCGGAGTATTCCATGGTGAAAGCGGCCGCTTTGCAAGGGTGGATTAACGAGAAGGAGATCGTGCTGGAGACTTTAACCGGCATGAAACGCGCGGGTGGGGATTTGATCATCACTTATCATGCCAAGGATGCCGCGCGTTGGTTGCAAGGTAGATAA
- a CDS encoding Crp/Fnr family transcriptional regulator, producing MIEWLKKVSLFDNLNDEQLEHVLRISHRRTLKPGTILFHEKEMGLTFYVVLSGSLKLFTKSNSGEEKVLSLVNAGESFGELSLLDGRPRSASAQTLETTTLLELSSEQFMELMQAHFDITRGILAELCRRLRTTNEHVNDLTFLDGRTRVLKNLISLANKNGKRSGNIISIPMSLNYDELAQMAGVNKAVLSEVIRELESRGVLQFGINEYKLNLLKLRG from the coding sequence ATGATCGAATGGTTAAAGAAGGTATCGCTTTTCGATAACTTGAACGATGAACAGCTCGAGCATGTTCTTAGAATATCCCATAGGCGCACGCTGAAGCCGGGAACGATTCTCTTTCACGAGAAGGAGATGGGATTGACCTTCTACGTCGTCCTGTCGGGCTCCTTAAAGCTATTCACCAAAAGCAATTCGGGAGAGGAAAAAGTACTCTCTCTCGTCAACGCCGGCGAAAGCTTCGGGGAATTATCCTTGCTTGACGGACGTCCTCGTTCCGCTTCCGCGCAAACGTTGGAAACGACGACCCTGCTGGAGCTCAGCTCCGAACAATTCATGGAGTTGATGCAAGCCCATTTCGATATCACCAGAGGCATTCTAGCCGAGCTGTGCCGCAGGTTGCGCACGACGAACGAACACGTGAACGATCTGACCTTCCTCGACGGACGCACCCGGGTGCTCAAGAACCTCATATCGTTGGCCAACAAGAACGGCAAGCGAAGCGGGAATATCATCTCCATCCCCATGTCGCTGAATTACGACGAACTCGCTCAGATGGCTGGAGTGAACAAGGCCGTACTTTCCGAAGTAATTCGCGAATTGGAATCCCGCGGCGTTCTGCAGTTCGGCATCAACGAGTATAAGCTAAATTTATTGAAGCTTCGCGGTTAA
- the hemL gene encoding glutamate-1-semialdehyde 2,1-aminomutase codes for MSENHRKRVETRSKAAFERAKNVIPGGVNSPVRAFKSVGLTPLVIERGAGSRITDIDGQTYIDYVLSWGPLIAGHAHPEVVEAIKKTAEKGTSFGAPTELETMMAELVCERVPSVDIVRMVNSGTEATMSALRLARGYTKRSKILKFEGSYHGHADSLLIKAGSGVATLGLPDSPGVPESVAAHTLTVPYNDLASVKLAFERYGEEIAAVIVEPIAGNMGVVPPLPGFLSGLREVTSQYGSLLIFDEVMTGFRVHKNCAQGLYGITPDLTCLGKVIGGGLPVGAYGGRREIMEHMAPVGPIYQAGTLSGNPLAMAAGYTTLKLMTDEAYQLLERQSVRLQAGLERNARETGIPMTINRVGSMVCPFFTDKHVINYDVAKTANTERFRTVFRRLLDYGVNIAPSPFEGWFVSIVHSDEDIDLTIAAHRAALEKL; via the coding sequence ATGAGCGAAAATCATCGAAAACGCGTGGAAACACGCTCCAAAGCAGCGTTCGAACGCGCGAAAAATGTCATTCCGGGCGGCGTTAATAGCCCTGTTCGCGCATTTAAATCCGTAGGGCTTACCCCTCTGGTTATCGAAAGAGGCGCGGGAAGCCGGATCACGGATATCGACGGTCAAACGTATATCGATTACGTGCTGTCCTGGGGGCCTTTGATCGCCGGTCACGCCCATCCTGAAGTCGTTGAAGCGATAAAGAAAACCGCCGAAAAAGGAACGAGCTTCGGCGCGCCTACGGAACTGGAGACGATGATGGCCGAGCTCGTATGCGAGCGGGTTCCGTCCGTAGATATCGTGCGCATGGTCAACTCCGGAACGGAAGCGACGATGAGCGCGCTAAGATTAGCCCGCGGCTACACGAAACGGAGTAAGATTCTGAAATTCGAAGGCTCTTACCACGGACATGCGGACAGCTTACTCATTAAAGCGGGTTCGGGCGTAGCTACTTTGGGATTGCCGGATAGCCCGGGCGTTCCCGAGAGCGTCGCGGCGCATACGTTAACGGTGCCTTATAACGATCTGGCATCGGTTAAGCTGGCTTTCGAACGATACGGCGAGGAGATCGCCGCGGTGATCGTAGAGCCGATCGCGGGCAATATGGGCGTCGTGCCTCCGTTGCCGGGGTTCTTGAGCGGCTTGCGCGAGGTCACTAGCCAATATGGCAGCTTGCTCATATTCGACGAAGTCATGACCGGATTCCGCGTTCATAAAAACTGCGCGCAAGGTTTATACGGCATTACTCCGGATTTGACGTGTTTAGGCAAAGTCATCGGCGGAGGTTTGCCTGTCGGCGCTTACGGCGGCCGCAGGGAAATCATGGAGCACATGGCTCCAGTGGGCCCGATCTACCAGGCCGGGACGTTGTCCGGTAATCCGCTAGCCATGGCAGCCGGTTATACGACGCTGAAGCTGATGACCGATGAGGCCTATCAACTGCTGGAACGTCAATCCGTGCGCCTGCAGGCGGGGCTTGAACGCAATGCTCGGGAAACCGGAATTCCGATGACCATCAATCGGGTCGGCTCGATGGTTTGCCCGTTCTTCACGGACAAGCACGTCATCAATTACGACGTTGCCAAGACCGCGAATACGGAACGGTTCCGCACCGTTTTCCGTAGGCTTCTGGATTATGGCGTGAACATAGCGCCGTCTCCGTTCGAAGGCTGGTTCGTGTCCATCGTACACTCCGACGAGGACATCGATTTAACGATCGCCGCTCATCGGGCGGCTTTGGAGAAGCTTTAA
- a CDS encoding LysM peptidoglycan-binding domain-containing protein: MTDQLNGLRFDIYERVHLPDDVAAIEELEEIELVPHMQALPQDDQVLLRGHLLLSGIYRSQDSAGVSQLEHWIPVEISLPLNRIQSVEELAVEIDNFDVDLLTTRSLNVTGVLALRGLQVQSAQSPIWRDDSFTVVHQAEQETEEQQASYRQDRDLYEVVSSEDLSADDYASESETELIEQDREDAWGLQSETDAIALETSAQKENNWLSMFQNLEESRKEESIDFNPEFQSENKPIEESSWGDVTKERLVEDVLLQESSFGFASEPIIEPEDKPDVKVALGGKALDAVQAQSQSQSQSQFGVGLLSQLGDKGAKREAELRILEAAQAEEKAQQASQSAQSSGDELEWTRLFLNNGAQAQSFRKVKMCIVQREETLDLIANRYNVQPRELQLYNRLNEPYLSEGQVLYIP, encoded by the coding sequence GTGACGGACCAGTTGAACGGGCTACGATTCGATATTTACGAACGTGTGCATCTGCCTGACGATGTAGCCGCGATCGAAGAGTTGGAAGAAATCGAATTAGTGCCCCATATGCAGGCGCTGCCCCAGGACGATCAAGTGTTGTTGAGAGGTCATTTGTTATTGTCGGGAATTTATCGGTCCCAGGATTCCGCGGGCGTATCCCAATTGGAGCACTGGATACCGGTGGAGATCTCGTTGCCTCTGAACCGTATCCAGAGCGTCGAGGAGCTTGCGGTGGAAATCGATAATTTCGATGTAGACTTGCTTACGACGCGATCGCTAAACGTAACGGGCGTGCTGGCGCTGAGAGGATTACAAGTTCAATCGGCTCAAAGCCCGATTTGGCGGGACGACAGTTTCACGGTCGTTCATCAAGCCGAGCAGGAAACCGAGGAGCAACAAGCGAGTTACCGACAAGACCGTGACCTGTATGAAGTAGTGAGCTCGGAGGACCTGTCGGCCGACGATTACGCATCCGAGTCAGAGACGGAGCTGATCGAACAGGATCGGGAGGATGCTTGGGGGCTTCAGTCCGAGACGGATGCAATCGCTCTAGAGACGTCTGCTCAGAAGGAAAATAATTGGTTGTCCATGTTTCAGAATTTAGAAGAGTCGCGGAAAGAAGAATCGATTGATTTCAATCCGGAATTTCAGTCGGAGAACAAGCCGATCGAGGAATCCTCTTGGGGAGACGTGACAAAGGAACGGTTGGTCGAAGACGTGCTTCTTCAGGAATCCAGCTTTGGATTCGCTTCCGAACCGATCATCGAACCGGAAGATAAGCCTGATGTGAAAGTAGCATTGGGAGGAAAGGCTTTGGATGCCGTGCAAGCGCAATCCCAATCCCAATCCCAATCCCAATTCGGGGTCGGACTTCTGTCCCAATTGGGCGATAAGGGCGCGAAACGGGAAGCGGAGCTTCGTATTCTAGAGGCAGCCCAAGCCGAGGAAAAAGCGCAGCAGGCTAGCCAGTCCGCTCAGAGTTCGGGCGACGAGTTGGAATGGACGCGGTTGTTCTTGAATAATGGCGCGCAGGCGCAATCCTTCCGCAAGGTGAAAATGTGCATCGTCCAGCGCGAAGAAACGCTCGACCTGATCGCCAACAGATACAATGTGCAGCCGAGGGAACTTCAGTTGTACAATCGCCTAAACGAACCTTACTTATCGGAAGGGCAAGTGTTGTATATTCCATAG